From Pongo pygmaeus isolate AG05252 chromosome 1, NHGRI_mPonPyg2-v2.0_pri, whole genome shotgun sequence, one genomic window encodes:
- the LOC129008562 gene encoding large ribosomal subunit protein uL30-like → MHRTEIRMARMARKAGNFYVPAEPKLAFVIRTRGINGVSPEVRKVLQLLRLCQIFNGTFVKLNKASVNMLRIVEPYITWENPNLKSVNELIYKRGYGKMNKQTALTDNVLIALSLGKYGIICMEDLIHDIYTVGKRFKEANNFLWPFKLFSPQGRMKKNHPFCRRWRCWQQGGPDPQAS, encoded by the coding sequence ATGCACAGAACTGAAATTCGAATGGCAAGGATGGCAAGAAAAGCTGGCAACTTCTATGTACCTGCAGAACCCAAATTGGCCTTTGTCATCAGGACCAGAGGTATCAATGGTGTGAGCCCAGAGGTCCGAAAGGTGTTGCAGCTTCTTCGCCTTTGTCAAATCTTCAATGGAACCTTTGTGAAGCTCAACAAGGCTTCAGTTAACATGCTGAGGATTGTAGAGCCATATATTACATGGGAGAACCCAAATCTGAAGTCAGTAAATGAACTAATCTACAAGCGTGGTTATGGCAAGATGAATAAGCAAACTGCTTTGACAGATAACGTTTTGATTGCTCTGTCTCTTGGTAAATATGGCATCATCTGCATGGAGGATCTGATTCATGACATCTATACTGTTGGAAAACGCTTTAAAGAAGCAAATAACTTCCTGTGGCccttcaaattattttctccacAAGGTAGAATGAAGAAAAACCACCCATTTTGTAGAAGGTGGAGGTGCTGGCAACAGGGAGGACCAGATCCACAGGCTTCTTAG